One Mesotoga sp. UBA6090 DNA window includes the following coding sequences:
- a CDS encoding InlB B-repeat-containing protein: MARRSRVLLILILFIGLAFLLTGCLKKIDVTLTVAIQGLGETDPDVGEHVFKYGTTVTLTATPAEGYYFDKWEVEGLGSFNESVKEIMLKDSILATAFFDKESFNIIASVDPENGGTVTGAGSYLFGDTASLTALAAEGFKFVEWTENGVSIGSDNPLEFVVNANRAFVAHFLQEYNVTVSVIPEEGGMATGGGEYVYGTEATVVATPADCYDFDGWF; the protein is encoded by the coding sequence GTGGCAAGACGGTCTCGTGTTCTTCTGATTCTTATTCTGTTTATTGGCCTTGCTTTTCTCCTGACTGGATGTCTAAAAAAGATCGATGTAACTCTTACTGTTGCTATCCAGGGCTTAGGGGAAACTGATCCTGACGTAGGTGAACACGTTTTCAAGTATGGGACTACCGTGACACTTACAGCGACGCCAGCAGAAGGCTATTATTTCGACAAATGGGAAGTTGAGGGTCTGGGAAGCTTTAACGAAAGCGTTAAAGAAATCATGTTGAAAGATTCCATATTGGCAACTGCTTTTTTTGATAAGGAATCTTTCAATATAATAGCTTCGGTTGATCCCGAAAATGGCGGCACGGTAACAGGTGCCGGTTCATATCTTTTTGGCGACACAGCTTCACTAACAGCTTTAGCTGCTGAGGGATTCAAGTTCGTTGAGTGGACTGAGAATGGAGTATCCATCGGTTCAGATAATCCGCTCGAATTCGTTGTCAATGCTAACAGAGCTTTCGTAGCACACTTCCTCCAGGAGTACAATGTTACTGTTAGTGTCATACCTGAAGAAGGCGGAATGGCTACTGGCGGTGGTGAGTATGTTTATGGAACTGAAGCCACAGTGGTAGCCACTCCCGCAGACTGCTACGACTTCGATGGCTGGTTCG